One Qiania dongpingensis genomic window carries:
- a CDS encoding thioredoxin domain-containing protein, producing the protein MNHLKTENSPYLLQHAENPVDWYPWGKEAFQKASEEKKPIFLSIGYSTCHWCHVMAHESFEDEEVAAVLNRSFISIKVDREERPDVDAVYMEFCQALTGSGGWPLTVIMSPDQQPFYVDTYLPKNSHYGKMGLLALLEAVENRWKNDRSRLLDAGDQITRYLKDNSESKFGEASPAASHSERLTAQAAAELHTAYDSKWGGFGNAPKFPIPHNLLFLMRYSKRVKNDWFMEMAENTLVKMVQGGLFDHIGGGFSRYSTDRQWLVPHFEKMLYDNALLALSFLEAYSITQKTEYKTAARRTFHYIFRELTGSQGEFFCGQDADSDGVEGKYYVFTPEEIKKVLGTKSGEDFCHKYHISVSGNFEGKNIPNLTGNSNWETQFSQDAEEKESLYQYRRTRCRLHLDDKVLTAWNGLMILALAKGYSVLGDLSYLRAAIQAKNFIEDNMTSRSGGLFLSWRNGTASVPGQLGDYACYLCGLLSLYEASFEAELLLRAEELAQIMQKLFEDTREGGYYLYGQDSETLILRPKETYDGALPSGNSMAAIALQKLAHLSGKEAFRALAEKQMLFMRSRAKERPSGHSMFLLAQLAEEAPVMDVICVTADTDTKQAAAELHDYSSRHPEQSIHMLLKTPENAAKLAEAAPFTSEYPLPPSGTLYYICRNGACSAPVYSLEETESRNY; encoded by the coding sequence ATGAACCACCTGAAAACAGAAAACTCACCTTATCTGCTGCAGCATGCCGAAAATCCCGTGGATTGGTATCCCTGGGGAAAAGAAGCATTTCAAAAAGCCTCCGAAGAAAAAAAGCCCATCTTCCTCAGCATTGGATATTCCACCTGCCATTGGTGTCATGTGATGGCACATGAATCCTTTGAAGATGAAGAAGTAGCCGCAGTCCTGAACCGTTCCTTTATCTCCATAAAAGTGGACCGCGAGGAAAGACCGGACGTGGACGCCGTTTATATGGAATTCTGCCAGGCCCTGACCGGCTCCGGCGGCTGGCCGCTCACCGTTATAATGTCGCCGGACCAGCAGCCCTTTTATGTGGATACCTATCTGCCAAAGAATTCTCATTATGGAAAAATGGGGCTCTTAGCACTTTTAGAAGCTGTGGAAAACAGATGGAAAAATGACAGATCCCGCCTTCTGGATGCCGGAGACCAGATCACCAGATATTTAAAAGATAACTCCGAAAGCAAATTCGGGGAGGCCTCGCCTGCTGCCAGTCACTCAGAAAGGCTTACCGCCCAGGCCGCGGCGGAGCTTCATACAGCCTATGATTCAAAATGGGGCGGATTTGGGAACGCGCCCAAGTTTCCCATCCCCCACAATCTTTTGTTTCTGATGCGTTATTCCAAACGGGTGAAAAATGACTGGTTTATGGAAATGGCAGAGAACACGCTCGTCAAAATGGTTCAGGGCGGACTCTTTGACCATATCGGAGGAGGCTTCTCCCGTTACTCCACAGACAGGCAGTGGCTGGTCCCCCATTTTGAAAAAATGCTGTATGACAACGCTCTTTTAGCCCTCAGCTTTTTGGAAGCTTATTCCATCACTCAAAAAACGGAATACAAAACGGCCGCCCGCAGGACCTTCCATTATATTTTCCGCGAGCTCACCGGCAGTCAGGGGGAATTTTTCTGCGGACAAGACGCGGACAGTGACGGAGTAGAAGGAAAATACTATGTTTTTACTCCTGAAGAAATTAAAAAGGTACTTGGGACAAAAAGCGGAGAAGACTTTTGTCATAAGTACCATATATCGGTCTCAGGAAATTTTGAAGGAAAAAACATTCCCAATCTTACAGGAAATTCCAATTGGGAAACACAGTTCTCTCAAGACGCCGAAGAAAAAGAATCCTTGTATCAATACCGGAGGACCCGCTGCCGCCTCCATCTCGATGACAAGGTACTCACTGCCTGGAATGGCCTCATGATCCTGGCGTTGGCAAAAGGCTACTCCGTTCTAGGGGACCTCTCCTATCTGCGGGCAGCCATACAAGCAAAAAATTTTATAGAAGACAATATGACCAGCCGCTCCGGAGGTCTCTTTCTCTCCTGGAGAAATGGGACAGCCTCCGTTCCCGGGCAGCTGGGAGATTACGCGTGTTATCTATGCGGTCTGCTGAGCTTATATGAAGCGTCCTTCGAAGCAGAGCTTCTTCTGCGCGCCGAGGAATTGGCACAAATCATGCAGAAACTCTTCGAAGATACCCGGGAAGGCGGCTATTATCTGTATGGGCAGGACAGCGAGACACTTATTCTCCGTCCCAAGGAAACTTACGACGGCGCTCTGCCCTCTGGAAATTCCATGGCTGCGATCGCTCTTCAGAAGCTGGCTCACTTAAGCGGAAAGGAGGCCTTCAGGGCTTTGGCAGAAAAACAAATGCTCTTCATGAGATCTCGGGCGAAAGAACGTCCTTCCGGACACAGTATGTTTTTGCTCGCCCAGCTGGCAGAAGAAGCGCCTGTTATGGATGTGATATGCGTCACAGCCGACACAGATACCAAACAGGCAGCAGCAGAACTCCATGATTACAGCAGCCGGCATCCGGAGCAGAGTATCCATATGCTCCTCAAAACACCTGAAAATGCAGCGAAACTGGCAGAGGCTGCCCCCTTCACTTCCGAATACCCGCTTCCGCCGTCGGGAACCTTGTACTATATCTGTCGGAATGGCGCTTGTTCGGCGCCCGTTTATTCTCTGGAAGAAACGGAAAGCAGGAATTATTAA
- a CDS encoding transcription repressor NadR, with amino-acid sequence MDGKQRRQEILKWMKNSNGPVSGEKLAKALGVSRQVIVQDIALLRAADYDILATNRGYLCTSLTECSRVFHVNHKNEDILEELNIIVDFGATIVDVFVEHEPYGELRAPLDIHTRREALEFVGNINSGNSSPLMTITCGDHYHTVKADSELTLNEIEAELHKHGFLKT; translated from the coding sequence ATGGATGGAAAACAGCGAAGACAGGAAATTCTGAAATGGATGAAAAATAGTAACGGGCCCGTTTCCGGAGAAAAGCTGGCGAAAGCCCTCGGCGTCAGCAGACAGGTAATCGTCCAGGACATCGCCCTCCTCCGGGCAGCTGATTACGATATCCTGGCCACAAACCGCGGATATCTCTGCACCAGTCTCACAGAATGCAGCAGAGTCTTCCATGTAAACCATAAAAACGAGGATATCCTGGAAGAGCTGAACATCATCGTGGATTTCGGCGCAACCATCGTAGATGTATTTGTGGAGCACGAGCCCTACGGAGAGCTCCGTGCTCCACTGGATATACATACCAGGAGAGAGGCCCTGGAATTTGTAGGCAATATAAACAGCGGTAATTCAAGTCCCCTGATGACCATTACCTGCGGCGACCACTACCACACGGTCAAAGCAGATTCTGAATTAACCTTAAATGAGATAGAAGCGGAGTTACATAAGCATGGATTTCTGAAAACATGA
- a CDS encoding glycoside hydrolase family 13 protein — MHRTDGINKQALFSDETAGYRCPMEPEAGDEVLIRFRTAAGDVDSVCLLEAESLNEIKLILAERDEVFDYYETRIQLSEARFAYCFRVVKDTETCWYNKTGVSDAPGWEFAFRIAPGFSTPDWAKGAIMYQIFVDRFRNGSSKNDTRDGEYVYVNDQPVHHVENWYQYPESLDVNNFYGGDLQGVLEKLDYIKGLGVEAIYFNPLFVSPSNHKYDIQDYDYIDPHFGMIVNDTDKSVSAGGENREAGRYITRVTDKVNLEASNAFFAEFVEAAHEKGIKVILDGVFNHCGSYNKWMDRERIYENQEGYQKGAYISYDSPYREFFKFTGGQWPYNNHYDGWWGYETLPKLNYEESRELYEYIMEIGRKWVSPPYNVDGWRLDVAADLGHSEVFNHQFWRDFRKAVKEAKPDALILAEHYGDPSSWLDGDQWDTVMNYDAFMEPLTWFLTGMEKHSDERHDEYYGDGELFFQIMFRQMSRFHVQSLQVAMNELSNHDHSRFLTRTNRTAGRTGTLGPEAAEAGIKKGVLRMAVVVQMTWPGAPTIYYGDEAGLCGWTDPDNRRGYPWGREDLELIEFHKYLTRIRKSNPALKTGSIKPLLAGRNLICYGRFEGDNRLVIVLNNSDKEQQVQIPVWEIGAAAETFMVRIMQTAYNNYNSGRLAIPVKDGMLTVDMPPESSMIFREMENVV; from the coding sequence ATGCACCGTACTGATGGGATAAACAAACAGGCTCTTTTTAGTGATGAAACGGCGGGATACCGATGTCCGATGGAACCAGAGGCCGGAGACGAAGTGCTGATACGGTTCAGGACGGCGGCAGGGGATGTAGATTCTGTCTGTCTGCTGGAAGCAGAGAGCCTGAATGAGATCAAACTGATTCTTGCTGAGAGAGATGAAGTATTTGACTATTATGAAACACGGATACAATTGTCAGAAGCTCGTTTTGCATACTGCTTCCGTGTTGTAAAGGATACAGAAACCTGCTGGTATAATAAAACCGGAGTATCGGATGCGCCGGGGTGGGAATTTGCGTTCCGGATCGCCCCGGGCTTTTCCACTCCCGACTGGGCCAAGGGAGCCATTATGTATCAGATATTCGTGGACAGGTTCCGGAATGGCAGCAGCAAGAATGATACCAGGGACGGGGAGTATGTTTATGTGAATGACCAGCCGGTCCATCATGTGGAGAACTGGTACCAGTATCCGGAGTCTTTGGATGTGAATAACTTTTATGGAGGAGATCTGCAGGGCGTCCTGGAGAAGCTGGATTATATTAAGGGGCTTGGAGTAGAGGCGATATACTTTAATCCCTTGTTTGTGTCGCCCTCAAATCATAAATATGACATACAGGATTACGATTATATAGACCCTCATTTTGGAATGATCGTAAACGATACGGATAAGTCCGTAAGCGCCGGCGGAGAGAACAGAGAAGCAGGGCGGTATATTACCAGGGTGACGGATAAAGTGAACCTGGAAGCGAGCAATGCGTTCTTTGCGGAGTTTGTAGAAGCGGCCCACGAGAAGGGAATAAAGGTCATCCTGGACGGCGTGTTCAATCACTGCGGCTCTTATAATAAGTGGATGGACAGGGAACGGATTTATGAAAACCAGGAAGGTTATCAAAAGGGAGCTTATATCTCTTATGACAGCCCATATCGGGAGTTCTTTAAGTTCACCGGCGGACAGTGGCCGTATAACAACCACTATGACGGCTGGTGGGGATATGAAACACTTCCTAAGCTTAACTATGAAGAGTCCAGGGAATTGTATGAATATATTATGGAGATTGGACGAAAGTGGGTCTCACCTCCGTACAACGTGGACGGCTGGCGGCTGGATGTGGCGGCCGACCTGGGCCACAGTGAAGTGTTCAACCATCAGTTCTGGAGAGATTTCAGGAAAGCGGTCAAGGAGGCGAAGCCAGATGCGCTTATCCTGGCGGAGCATTATGGAGATCCCAGTAGCTGGCTGGACGGAGATCAGTGGGATACGGTGATGAATTATGATGCGTTTATGGAGCCTTTGACCTGGTTTCTGACCGGAATGGAAAAGCATAGTGACGAGCGACACGATGAGTATTATGGAGATGGAGAGCTCTTTTTTCAGATCATGTTCCGCCAGATGAGCCGTTTCCACGTACAGTCTCTGCAGGTGGCGATGAATGAGCTTTCCAACCACGACCACTCTCGTTTTCTGACGAGGACCAACCGAACGGCAGGCCGTACAGGGACACTGGGGCCGGAGGCGGCGGAAGCGGGCATAAAAAAAGGCGTCCTCCGAATGGCCGTGGTGGTTCAGATGACCTGGCCTGGCGCTCCTACGATTTATTATGGGGATGAAGCTGGGTTATGCGGATGGACCGACCCGGATAACCGACGGGGCTATCCCTGGGGCCGGGAAGATCTGGAGCTGATTGAATTTCACAAATACCTGACAAGGATACGAAAGAGTAACCCGGCGCTTAAGACGGGTTCCATAAAGCCGCTCCTGGCCGGCAGGAACCTGATTTGCTACGGGCGGTTTGAGGGAGATAACCGGCTGGTGATCGTGCTGAACAATAGTGATAAAGAACAGCAGGTACAGATTCCGGTCTGGGAGATCGGCGCAGCTGCAGAAACATTCATGGTCAGAATCATGCAGACCGCCTACAATAACTACAACAGCGGACGGCTGGCCATACCGGTGAAAGATGGAATGCTTACGGTGGATATGCCGCCGGAGAGCTCTATGATATTCAGGGAGATGGAAAACGTTGTCTGA